One window of Kryptolebias marmoratus isolate JLee-2015 linkage group LG3, ASM164957v2, whole genome shotgun sequence genomic DNA carries:
- the asf1bb gene encoding histone chaperone asf1b-B — MAKVQVLNVAVLDNPSPFGNPFQFEITFECMEDLPEDLEWKIIYVGSAESEEYDQVLDSVLVGPVPAGRHMFVFQADAPNTAQIPESDAVGVTVVLITCTYRGQEFIRIGYYVNNEYTEPELRENPPLKPNYSQLQRNILASNPRVTRFHINWEGLADKMEDSENVDPSPNTGGMLPPSCIPGKMPPLGQMPDNSMDCM; from the exons ATGGCCAAGgtacaagtgttaaatgttgcTGTGCTGGACAACCCAAGCCCATTTGGAAACCCGTTTCAATTTGAAATAACGTTTGAATGCATGGAGGATTTGCCAGAAG ATTTGGAGTGGAAGATCATCTACGTGGGTTCAGCTGAGAGTGAAGAATACGACCAGGTTCTGGACTCGGTTTTAGTTGGCCCAGTGCCGGCTGGAAGGCATATGTTCGTGTTTCAG GCTGATGCTCCAAACACAGCACAGATTCCAGAAAGTGATGCTGTAGGAGTGACCGTAGTCCTCATAACGTGCACCTACCGGGGACAGGAATTCATTCGGATTGGTTACTACGTCAACAATGAGTACACAGAGCCAGAACTACGAGAGAATCCACCTCTAAAACCAAACTACTCTCAG CTCCAGAGGAATATTTTGGCCTCCAACCCTCGTGTCACCCGCTTCCATATTAACTGGGAGGGCTTGGCTGACAAGATGGAGGACAGTGAAAATGTTGATCCGTCCCCGAACACCGGCGGTATGCTCCCTCCCTCCTGTATACCCGGAAAGATGCCGCCCCTCGGACAGATGCCAGACAACTCCATGGACTGCATGTAA